A genome region from Megalobrama amblycephala isolate DHTTF-2021 linkage group LG16, ASM1881202v1, whole genome shotgun sequence includes the following:
- the her13 gene encoding hairy-related 13, protein MAPAARLRNDFGVEEDEFYATKGDRKTRKPIVEKKRRARINESLQDLRTLLTDNDLHTKMENAEVLELTVKRVENILQNRSQEAEAVSQEASERFAAGYIQCMHEVHTFVSTCPGIDAMVAAELLNHLLECMPLNEDHLQEMIMDLISEPSSSSGSWPAGEALSPGGRSVSDLSSALSPSPSNPSSEDLCSDLEETETEASSSSAEDSLNSSIITHSKFMWRPW, encoded by the exons ATGGCCCCCGCGGCTAGACTCAGAAACGATTTCGGGGTGGAGGAGGACGAATTTTATGCTACAAAAGGTGACAGAAAG ACTCGAAAACCTATAGTGGAGAAAAAGAGGCGAGCGCGCATTAATGAAAGCCTGCAGGATCTCAGGACACTGCTCACAGATAACGAT TTGCACACAAAGATGGAGAACGCAGAGGTGCTTGAACTAACAGTGAAACGAGTCGAGAACATCCTACAGAACCGTTCTCAGG AGGCTGAAGCTGTGAGTCAAGAGGCCAGTGAGAGATTCGCAGCAGGTTACATCCAGTGCATGCATGAGGTGCACACGTTTGTGTCCACATGCCCGGGGATCGATGCCATGGTGGCTGCAGAGCTGCTCAACCACCTGCTGGAGTGCATGCCATTAAATGAGGATCACCTTCAGGAGATGATCATGGATCTCATTTCAGAGCCTTCCTCTTCCAGTGGATCATGGCCAGCCGGAGAGGCGCTGAGTCCAGGAGGCCGCAGTGTGTCCGACCTGTCCTCAGCATTGTCCCCATCCCCGTCCAACCCTTCCAGTGAGGATCTGTGCTCCGACCTGGAGGAGACAGAGACCGAAGCAAGCTCATCATCAGCTGAGGACAGCCTGAACTCCTCCATCATCACACACTCTAAGTTTATGTGGAGGCCATGGTAG